In Streptomyces nojiriensis, one genomic interval encodes:
- a CDS encoding ABC-F family ATP-binding cassette domain-containing protein, producing MTAQLTASDLTKSYEGRPVLDSVDCSVRVGERLGIVGENGSGKSTLLRLLAGAERPDRGEVVLHAEGGVGHLAQEESLPPHLTVQQVVDRALAGLRALERDLRRLEARMAGGDATAGTLTAYADTLTAFELRGGYDADARVERSLHGLGLPGLPRERAVGSLSGGEAVRLRLAVLLAAAPEVLLLDEPTNHLDGTALTWLEDHLRARRGITVAVSHDRAFLERVATSLLEVDGDLHKAVRYGNGYAGYLAERAAERRRRTEAHTAWRAEAARLREAAAVTARRVAPGRAVKDGNKMAYDRAAGRVQQSLASRVRNAEERLARLLARPVPAPADPLRFTAVPRTATATATATATATAVAGPGAPAGPAGSGDARRVLLAAAGVAVEGRLAPVDVSVPAGGRLLVTGPNGAGKSTLLHVLAGALDPGPGQVVRHGRTGLLAQHADAGAGRGTLLAAYAEGRPGNPEEHAERLLSLGLFARDRLSAPVGSLSVGQRQRLALARLVTEPADVLLLDEPTNHLSPALAEELEEALARFAGAVVVVSHDRRLCARWTGDRLTLRAPAYAAAGARP from the coding sequence GTGACCGCACAGCTCACCGCGTCTGACCTCACCAAGTCCTACGAAGGCCGCCCGGTCCTCGACTCCGTCGACTGCTCCGTCCGCGTCGGCGAACGTCTCGGTATCGTCGGCGAGAACGGCTCGGGCAAGTCCACCCTGCTCCGGCTGCTGGCCGGGGCCGAGCGCCCCGACCGCGGCGAGGTCGTCCTGCACGCCGAAGGCGGCGTCGGCCACCTCGCCCAAGAGGAAAGCCTCCCCCCGCACCTGACCGTCCAGCAGGTGGTCGACCGCGCCCTCGCCGGACTGCGCGCCCTGGAACGGGACCTGCGCCGGCTGGAGGCCCGCATGGCCGGCGGCGACGCCACCGCCGGGACCCTCACCGCGTACGCCGACACCCTCACCGCCTTCGAACTGCGCGGCGGGTACGACGCGGACGCGCGCGTGGAGCGCTCCCTGCACGGCCTCGGCCTGCCGGGCCTGCCCCGCGAGCGCGCCGTCGGCAGCCTCTCCGGCGGCGAGGCCGTACGCCTGCGCCTGGCCGTACTGCTGGCCGCCGCACCGGAGGTACTGCTCCTCGACGAGCCCACCAACCACCTCGACGGCACCGCCCTGACCTGGCTGGAGGACCACCTGCGGGCCCGGCGCGGCATCACGGTCGCCGTCTCCCACGACCGGGCCTTCCTGGAACGCGTCGCCACCTCCCTCCTGGAGGTCGACGGTGACCTGCACAAGGCCGTGCGGTACGGCAACGGCTACGCCGGCTACCTGGCGGAGCGCGCCGCCGAGCGGCGGCGCCGCACCGAGGCCCACACCGCCTGGCGGGCCGAGGCGGCCCGGCTGCGCGAGGCCGCCGCCGTCACCGCCCGCCGGGTGGCGCCCGGCCGGGCCGTCAAGGACGGCAACAAGATGGCGTACGACCGCGCTGCCGGCCGGGTCCAGCAGTCCCTCGCGAGCCGGGTGCGCAACGCCGAGGAGCGGCTCGCCCGGCTGCTGGCCCGGCCGGTGCCCGCGCCCGCGGACCCGCTGCGGTTCACCGCCGTACCGCGCACCGCCACGGCCACCGCCACGGCCACCGCCACGGCCACCGCCGTCGCCGGGCCCGGGGCGCCCGCCGGGCCGGCCGGGTCCGGCGACGCGCGACGAGTGCTGCTGGCCGCGGCGGGCGTCGCGGTCGAGGGACGGCTCGCGCCGGTGGACGTGAGCGTGCCGGCCGGCGGCCGGCTGCTGGTCACCGGCCCGAACGGGGCGGGCAAGAGCACCCTGCTGCACGTTCTGGCCGGCGCCCTGGACCCCGGCCCCGGGCAGGTCGTCCGGCACGGCCGGACCGGGCTGCTGGCCCAGCACGCCGACGCCGGCGCAGGCCGCGGGACGCTGCTCGCGGCCTACGCCGAGGGCCGCCCCGGGAACCCCGAGGAGCATGCCGAACGGCTCCTGTCGCTGGGCCTGTTCGCCCGCGACCGGCTGTCCGCCCCGGTCGGCTCCCTGTCCGTCGGGCAGCGGCAGCGGCTGGCCCTGGCCCGCCTGGTCACCGAACCGGCCGACGTCCTGCTGCTGGACGAGCCCACCAACCACCTCTCCCCCGCGCTGGCGGAGGAACTGGAGGAGGCGCTGGCCCGGTTCGCCGGCGCGGTGGTCGTCGTCAGCCACGACCGGCGGCTGTGCGCCCGCTGGACGGGCGACCGGCTCACCCTGCGCGCCCCGGCGTACGCCGCGGCCGGCGCCCGCCCGTGA
- a CDS encoding cupin domain-containing protein, with amino-acid sequence MADQKQCTVVRTGTYEGVQGGTFGAGISARSAGSERLCLHRLVMPAGTRGRPHLHEGHESAIFIQSGQVEVWHGPDLAEHVVLHPGDYLHIPADTPHLPVNTGAQDMVCLVARTDPEEQEGVRLLDLPSWLETRLAPMPVGAG; translated from the coding sequence ATGGCAGATCAGAAGCAGTGCACGGTCGTGCGGACCGGCACCTACGAAGGCGTCCAGGGCGGCACGTTCGGCGCGGGGATCAGCGCCCGGTCCGCGGGCTCGGAGCGGTTGTGCCTGCACCGGCTGGTGATGCCCGCGGGGACGCGGGGGCGTCCTCACCTCCACGAGGGGCACGAGTCGGCCATTTTCATCCAGTCCGGGCAGGTCGAGGTCTGGCACGGCCCGGACCTCGCCGAACACGTCGTCCTGCACCCCGGGGACTACCTCCACATCCCCGCGGACACGCCCCACCTGCCCGTCAACACCGGAGCGCAGGACATGGTCTGCCTGGTCGCCCGCACCGACCCCGAAGAGCAGGAAGGCGTCCGGCTGCTGGACCTGCCCTCCTGGCTGGAGACCCGGCTCGCCCCGATGCCGGTCGGAGCCGGCTGA
- a CDS encoding SPFH domain-containing protein, with protein MADITRRFGWRHLRSAPTAHIRHHKRGRLVHDGRGLSFWYRSLSAALSEVPVDDRELAMAFHARTSDFQDVAVQATVTYRISDPAEAADRLDFSVDPDTGSWRGAPLEQIATLLTETAQQHTLDVLARTPLAVALVDGVASVRGRVAAGLAAEPRLPATGIDVVAVRVVAIRPEAEVERALRTPAREQIQQEADRATYERRAVAVERERAIAENELASQIELARREAQLIDQRGTNTRREAEEKAAADGVRTETEAARKVRLARADAEAARETGAARAEAQAAWLRVHDEAGPGTLHALAVTRLAENLPRIESITLSPDVLTGLLTRLGRPEGGADA; from the coding sequence ATGGCCGACATCACCCGGCGCTTCGGCTGGCGCCATCTGCGCTCCGCGCCCACCGCCCACATCCGCCACCACAAGCGCGGCCGGCTCGTCCACGACGGCCGGGGGCTCAGTTTCTGGTACCGGTCGCTGTCGGCGGCGCTCTCCGAAGTACCGGTCGACGACCGGGAGCTGGCCATGGCGTTCCACGCCCGTACGTCCGACTTCCAGGACGTCGCCGTGCAGGCCACCGTCACCTACCGGATCAGCGACCCGGCCGAGGCCGCGGACCGGCTCGACTTCTCCGTCGACCCGGACACCGGGAGCTGGCGCGGCGCCCCCCTGGAGCAGATCGCCACCCTCCTCACCGAGACCGCGCAGCAGCACACGCTGGACGTACTGGCCCGCACTCCGCTGGCCGTCGCCCTGGTGGACGGCGTCGCCTCCGTGCGGGGGCGCGTCGCCGCCGGTCTCGCCGCCGAGCCCAGGCTCCCGGCCACCGGCATCGACGTGGTGGCCGTGCGGGTCGTGGCGATCCGCCCCGAGGCCGAGGTGGAGCGCGCCCTGCGCACCCCGGCCCGCGAGCAGATCCAGCAGGAGGCGGACCGGGCCACCTACGAACGGCGGGCCGTCGCCGTCGAACGTGAGCGCGCCATCGCCGAGAACGAACTGGCCAGTCAGATCGAACTGGCCAGGCGCGAGGCACAGCTGATCGACCAGCGCGGCACCAACACCCGCCGCGAGGCGGAGGAGAAGGCGGCGGCGGACGGCGTGCGCACCGAGACCGAGGCGGCCCGCAAGGTCCGCCTGGCCCGCGCGGACGCCGAGGCGGCGCGCGAGACGGGCGCGGCGCGCGCCGAGGCCCAGGCAGCCTGGCTGCGCGTGCACGACGAAGCCGGCCCGGGCACGCTGCACGCCCTGGCGGTGACCCGGCTGGCGGAGAACCTGCCGCGGATCGAGAGCATCACGCTCTCTCCCGACGTCCTCACCGGGCTCCTCACCAGGCTCGGACGCCCGGAAGGCGGCGCGGACGCGTGA
- a CDS encoding Clp protease N-terminal domain-containing protein — MTSDFRADQALLTALGPVYARRHVSTHTLLACIGKDDRVQEFLAPYDLTPHVIRRGVGKMDEEPGRAEVAPAGQEGRPLTLSTAGAAALARCREHPSVTGRGVERSPADLLAAILDDPSCGAVRYLDGCGVDTAALRQAVRSGRVPAVQDAVPPELRSTRDALVGRRRYKPRELGQFWSTLLVRVMPMNAAAHPVLWARLEAGELAGAHRGKVRTDDVLLGMLRTYAVAQAYPHLAKEAKADYDGGRVLVGAGVDHARASAVMASADLGQDTVPPRELLKDTMAGGTSGLLDRLLSEPGNRSVRLLAALDVDPAALRRPAGP, encoded by the coding sequence ATGACCTCAGACTTCCGCGCCGACCAGGCCCTGCTCACCGCGCTCGGCCCGGTCTACGCAAGACGCCACGTCAGCACACACACCCTGCTGGCCTGCATCGGCAAGGACGACCGGGTCCAGGAGTTCCTCGCCCCGTACGACCTCACACCGCACGTGATCCGCCGGGGCGTCGGGAAGATGGACGAGGAACCCGGAAGGGCCGAGGTCGCACCGGCCGGGCAGGAGGGCCGCCCGCTCACGCTCAGCACCGCCGGGGCAGCGGCGCTCGCCCGGTGCCGGGAACACCCGTCCGTGACCGGTCGCGGCGTCGAGCGCTCCCCGGCCGATCTGCTGGCGGCCATCCTGGACGACCCGTCCTGCGGGGCGGTGCGCTACCTCGACGGATGCGGGGTCGACACGGCCGCGCTGCGGCAGGCCGTGCGGTCGGGACGGGTCCCCGCCGTGCAGGACGCCGTCCCGCCGGAGCTGCGCTCCACCCGCGACGCCCTGGTGGGCCGCCGCCGCTACAAGCCGCGTGAGCTGGGGCAGTTCTGGTCGACGCTGCTGGTCAGGGTGATGCCGATGAACGCCGCGGCGCACCCGGTGCTGTGGGCGCGCCTGGAGGCCGGGGAACTTGCCGGAGCACACCGCGGGAAGGTCCGCACCGACGACGTCCTCCTGGGCATGCTGCGGACGTACGCGGTCGCGCAGGCCTATCCGCACCTGGCGAAGGAGGCCAAGGCCGACTACGACGGCGGCCGGGTCCTGGTCGGGGCCGGGGTGGACCACGCACGGGCGAGTGCGGTGATGGCGAGCGCAGACCTCGGCCAGGACACGGTGCCACCGCGCGAGCTGCTCAAGGACACGATGGCCGGCGGCACCTCCGGGCTGCTGGACCGGCTGCTCAGCGAGCCGGGAAACCGCAGCGTCCGGCTGCTGGCCGCGCTCGACGTGGACCCGGCCGCTCTCCGGCGCCCCGCCGGCCCCTGA
- a CDS encoding TetR/AcrR family transcriptional regulator has translation MDSPAQASEDSGRQETATRRRRTGGRSARVRAQVLEAVGALLLEAGYDGLTVDAVAERAGVHRTTVYRRWRDVGALLADVLDTASDDPWSPPDTGSLEGDLAALNQEVYEALAGGGPNLTTALIAAGFRSPEAAAALSRFWEDRYARCAVVVTRAAGRGELPGPADGRALLVAATAPLYHELLLVRAAPEPALPHRAARAAAAAARAGAFGTPR, from the coding sequence ATGGATTCCCCCGCGCAGGCAAGCGAAGATTCAGGCCGACAGGAAACGGCCACGAGGCGGCGCCGGACGGGCGGTCGCAGCGCCCGCGTCCGCGCCCAGGTGCTGGAGGCGGTGGGCGCACTGCTCCTGGAGGCCGGGTACGACGGGCTGACGGTCGACGCGGTCGCCGAACGCGCCGGCGTCCACCGCACGACCGTCTACCGGCGCTGGCGCGACGTCGGGGCGCTGCTGGCCGACGTACTCGACACCGCGTCCGACGACCCGTGGAGCCCGCCGGACACCGGGTCGCTGGAGGGCGACCTGGCCGCCCTCAACCAGGAGGTGTACGAGGCGCTGGCGGGTGGCGGACCGAACCTGACCACGGCCCTGATCGCCGCCGGATTCCGCTCGCCCGAGGCGGCGGCTGCGCTGTCGCGCTTCTGGGAGGACCGCTACGCGCGGTGCGCGGTGGTCGTCACCCGGGCGGCCGGCCGCGGTGAACTGCCCGGCCCCGCCGACGGCCGGGCGCTGCTCGTCGCGGCGACCGCCCCGCTCTACCACGAGCTGCTGCTGGTCCGGGCCGCCCCCGAACCGGCGCTCCCGCACCGCGCCGCCCGGGCCGCCGCCGCGGCGGCCCGCGCCGGCGCCTTCGGCACCCCGCGATGA
- a CDS encoding winged helix-turn-helix domain-containing protein, whose translation MDPDFDEFLHVPARLSVVALLAPADWVEFGFVRDAVGTSDSALSKQVAALADAGYVEVRKTRIRTGRHTHLRLTPYGRQAFQRHASALERIVAAARKPLE comes from the coding sequence ATGGATCCCGACTTCGACGAGTTCCTGCACGTTCCCGCGCGGCTCTCGGTGGTCGCGCTCCTCGCCCCGGCCGACTGGGTGGAGTTCGGATTCGTCCGGGACGCGGTGGGCACCAGCGACTCGGCCCTGTCCAAGCAGGTCGCCGCGTTGGCGGACGCCGGGTACGTCGAGGTCCGCAAGACGCGCATCCGCACGGGCCGGCACACCCACCTCCGCCTCACCCCGTACGGGCGCCAGGCATTCCAGCGGCACGCCTCGGCGTTGGAGAGGATCGTGGCGGCAGCGCGCAAACCCCTGGAGTAG
- a CDS encoding virginiamycin B lyase family protein, whose amino-acid sequence MTTSASPLAALTVPTAGSGPYALAVGPDGHLWCTLVHAGRIARLTPSTGRVEEFALDSPDCGPTLITAGPDGALWFTRYRDHRIGRITVDGETRSYALPGGAGGPYGIAAGPDGGVWFTLTNADRIGRIGADGEVREFPLPCAGGFPSFLTAGPDGALWFTLNQANAIGRITVSGEVRLHPLPTPGAAPVGIAAGPDGSLWFAEIDAGRIGRLTTGPAGVEITGFALPEADCRPHAVAVAPDGTCWFTEWATGRIGSVTPDGTITEHPLAHRDREPHGLAFGPDGTLYVAEERSGISRWQVRHAT is encoded by the coding sequence TTGACCACCTCCGCAAGCCCGCTCGCCGCCCTCACCGTGCCCACCGCAGGCTCCGGCCCGTACGCGCTCGCCGTCGGGCCGGACGGCCACCTGTGGTGCACCCTCGTCCACGCCGGGCGCATCGCCCGCCTCACCCCGTCGACCGGCCGCGTCGAGGAGTTCGCACTCGACTCCCCCGACTGCGGCCCCACCCTGATCACCGCCGGACCGGACGGCGCGCTGTGGTTCACGCGGTACCGCGACCACCGGATCGGCCGGATCACCGTGGACGGCGAGACCCGCTCGTACGCGCTTCCCGGCGGTGCGGGCGGGCCCTACGGGATCGCGGCCGGGCCCGACGGCGGCGTGTGGTTCACCCTGACGAACGCCGACCGCATCGGCCGGATCGGCGCGGACGGCGAGGTCCGCGAATTCCCTCTGCCGTGCGCGGGGGGATTCCCGTCCTTCCTCACGGCGGGACCCGACGGAGCCCTGTGGTTCACCCTCAACCAGGCGAACGCGATCGGCCGGATCACCGTCTCCGGCGAGGTCCGGCTCCACCCCCTGCCCACGCCCGGCGCCGCCCCGGTCGGGATCGCGGCCGGCCCGGACGGGAGCCTGTGGTTCGCGGAGATCGACGCCGGGCGGATCGGACGGCTCACGACCGGCCCGGCAGGCGTGGAGATCACCGGATTCGCGCTGCCCGAAGCCGACTGCCGGCCCCACGCCGTCGCGGTCGCGCCGGACGGCACCTGCTGGTTCACCGAGTGGGCCACCGGCCGGATCGGCTCCGTCACCCCGGACGGCACGATCACCGAACACCCGCTCGCGCACCGGGACCGCGAACCCCACGGACTCGCCTTCGGCCCGGACGGCACGCTGTACGTCGCAGAGGAGCGCAGCGGCATCTCCAGGTGGCAGGTGCGCCACGCCACCTGA
- a CDS encoding sigma-70 family RNA polymerase sigma factor has protein sequence MSTPGTARQQHLRILSDGELCALLRGHTSEADAAVSDVMDEVFARHHPSVLAYARTCCRDLSTAQDLAAEAFARTYRAIAWGAGPEYAWRPYLLTCVRRLAAAWARDAARTRLSDDFEEWAAQLSDGQDTEDAVFSAEEGSLVLRAYRSLPERWQAVLWHSVVEHEPAAETAARLGISAGGVGSLVARAREGLREAYLRAHLDQAASDECRHYGGQIAARLRRPGRRLTRDLGRHLQGCDDCARAERDLRDVNGRLGVLLLGGILLWNPASFLSALGGGGTHLASGTLNGTQLAGAKAGVVKWAAAAAVAGTAATVVVLLPADSEGDGPGRAAAPAMTSAAPGDPLPETAPVTAIGPAAFATAPAAPDPSESASASASASAVAPSASPSADRTGSALVNVASGLCVGLGGPGSGGPLQLEKCTGKAGQGWERLPDRQNTYQLRNTDTGTCLDGTTGGGNLAEVALRDCRTGADRATQLWRFEPDARPGAYRIWFVPKVPHTDYSDHLLGPRNWPKADPPRPGSQMVHLPNYYNSVNLLFALR, from the coding sequence TTGAGCACACCAGGTACCGCCCGTCAGCAGCATCTTCGAATCCTCAGCGACGGGGAACTGTGTGCCCTGCTGCGCGGGCACACCTCGGAGGCCGACGCGGCGGTCAGCGACGTGATGGACGAGGTGTTCGCCCGTCACCATCCCTCGGTGCTCGCCTACGCCCGCACGTGCTGCCGGGACCTGTCCACCGCCCAGGACCTCGCCGCCGAGGCCTTCGCCCGTACCTACCGGGCCATCGCCTGGGGTGCCGGACCCGAGTACGCCTGGCGGCCGTACCTGCTGACCTGTGTGCGCCGTCTGGCGGCCGCATGGGCGCGGGATGCCGCCCGTACGCGGCTGTCCGACGATTTCGAGGAGTGGGCCGCCCAGCTGTCGGACGGTCAGGACACCGAGGACGCGGTCTTCTCGGCGGAGGAGGGGTCGCTGGTCCTGCGGGCCTACCGGTCGCTGCCGGAGCGCTGGCAGGCGGTGCTGTGGCACTCCGTCGTCGAACACGAGCCGGCGGCCGAGACCGCGGCACGCCTGGGGATATCGGCGGGAGGTGTCGGCTCGCTGGTCGCGCGTGCACGGGAAGGCTTGCGGGAGGCGTACCTGCGCGCCCACCTGGACCAGGCCGCGAGCGACGAGTGCAGGCACTACGGCGGGCAGATCGCCGCCAGGTTGCGCCGGCCGGGCAGGCGCCTGACCCGGGATCTGGGCCGTCACCTCCAGGGGTGCGACGACTGTGCACGGGCCGAGCGCGACCTGCGCGATGTCAACGGCCGTCTGGGCGTGCTGCTGCTGGGCGGAATCCTGCTGTGGAACCCCGCCTCCTTCCTGTCGGCCCTGGGCGGGGGCGGTACGCATCTGGCGTCGGGCACGCTGAACGGGACGCAGCTCGCCGGGGCCAAGGCCGGCGTCGTGAAATGGGCCGCTGCGGCAGCCGTGGCGGGAACGGCGGCCACCGTGGTCGTCCTGCTGCCGGCCGACTCCGAGGGCGACGGGCCCGGCCGGGCCGCGGCCCCCGCCATGACCTCCGCGGCCCCGGGCGACCCGCTCCCGGAAACCGCACCGGTCACGGCCATCGGCCCGGCTGCATTCGCCACTGCTCCCGCCGCACCGGACCCTTCCGAATCCGCCTCCGCGTCCGCCTCGGCCTCCGCCGTGGCGCCATCCGCGTCGCCCTCGGCGGACCGCACCGGCTCCGCCCTGGTCAACGTGGCCTCGGGGCTGTGCGTCGGCCTTGGCGGCCCCGGTTCCGGCGGCCCGTTGCAGCTCGAGAAGTGCACCGGAAAGGCCGGCCAGGGATGGGAGCGGCTGCCGGACCGTCAGAACACGTACCAGCTTCGCAACACGGACACCGGCACGTGCCTCGACGGAACCACCGGCGGCGGGAACCTCGCCGAGGTCGCCCTGCGCGACTGCCGGACCGGCGCGGACCGTGCGACGCAGCTCTGGCGGTTCGAACCGGACGCACGGCCGGGGGCGTACCGCATCTGGTTCGTGCCGAAGGTCCCGCACACCGACTACTCCGACCATCTGCTGGGCCCGCGGAACTGGCCGAAGGCCGACCCGCCGCGTCCGGGGTCGCAGATGGTGCACCTGCCCAACTACTACAACTCGGTGAACCTGCTCTTCGCCCTGAGGTGA
- a CDS encoding DUF475 domain-containing protein, whose translation MLLKTFGWSFAVTALGLIAAVLYGGWAGFGIVAVLSILEISVSFDNAVVNAGILKKMNAFWQKIFLTVGVLIAVFGMRLVFPVVIVAVSARIGPIDAVRLALDDKAEYQQLVTDAHPSIAAFGGIFLLMIFLDFIFEDRDFKWLAWLERPLARLGKIDMLSACIALIVLLVSATTFATNAHQYGGIHADKTETVLIAGIAGLVTYLVVGGLSGHFENKLEEEEEREHEAEEAARTSGTKVPAVVMAGKAAFFLFLYLEVLDASFSFDGVIAAFAITNDIVLMSLGLGIGAMYVRSLTVYLVRQGTLDDYVYLEHGAHYAIGALAVILLVTIRYEIHEVVTGLVGVVLIGWSFVSSVRRNRRLAPARTQGTGADGKAEVPSGV comes from the coding sequence GTGCTCCTGAAAACGTTCGGCTGGTCGTTCGCGGTCACCGCGCTCGGCCTGATCGCGGCGGTCTTATACGGGGGGTGGGCCGGATTCGGGATCGTGGCGGTCCTGTCCATCCTCGAAATCTCGGTGTCCTTCGACAACGCCGTGGTCAACGCCGGGATCCTGAAGAAGATGAACGCCTTCTGGCAGAAGATCTTCCTCACCGTCGGTGTCCTGATCGCGGTCTTCGGCATGCGCCTGGTCTTCCCCGTCGTGATCGTCGCCGTCAGCGCCAGGATCGGTCCGATCGACGCGGTACGGCTCGCGCTCGACGACAAGGCCGAGTACCAGCAGCTGGTGACCGACGCCCACCCGTCGATCGCCGCCTTCGGCGGCATCTTCCTCCTGATGATCTTCCTCGACTTCATCTTCGAGGATCGCGACTTCAAGTGGCTCGCCTGGCTGGAGCGCCCGCTCGCGAGGCTCGGCAAGATCGACATGCTCTCCGCCTGCATCGCCCTCATCGTGCTGCTCGTCTCCGCGACGACCTTCGCCACCAACGCCCACCAGTACGGCGGCATCCACGCGGACAAGACGGAGACCGTCCTGATCGCCGGCATCGCGGGCCTGGTCACCTACCTGGTCGTCGGCGGTCTCTCCGGCCACTTCGAGAACAAGCTCGAGGAAGAGGAGGAACGAGAGCACGAGGCCGAGGAAGCGGCCAGGACGAGCGGCACGAAGGTCCCGGCGGTCGTGATGGCCGGCAAGGCCGCCTTCTTCCTCTTCCTCTACCTCGAAGTCCTCGACGCCTCCTTCTCCTTCGACGGCGTCATCGCCGCCTTCGCCATCACCAACGACATCGTCCTGATGTCGCTCGGCCTCGGCATCGGCGCCATGTACGTCCGCTCGCTCACGGTCTACCTGGTCCGCCAGGGCACCCTCGACGACTACGTCTACCTGGAGCACGGCGCGCACTACGCCATCGGCGCCCTCGCCGTGATCCTGCTCGTCACCATCCGGTACGAGATCCACGAAGTCGTCACGGGCCTCGTCGGCGTCGTCCTGATCGGCTGGTCCTTCGTCTCCTCGGTCCGCCGCAACCGCAGGCTGGCGCCGGCCCGGACACAGGGCACGGGGGCCGACGGAAAGGCCGAGGTCCCCTCCGGCGTCTGA